The genomic region TTCCGGCGCATTTCACTCAGGCGCAGCTTGGCCGCATTGCTATCGGCTGGGTCAGGCTGTGGGTCGATCTGCATGGGCCGTTTTTCCTCAACTTCTGGCTTCCCCACGACACTTGGCTCTTGCTCGTCGATGTCGGGCCGTTCAACGAGCCGGGGAAATGTGATGTCTCTCCGGGGGCTTGGTTTGAGCCTGAGTCGCGCTGCACTTATCACTATCAACATAGATAACACGAGCAGCTCGAGCTGAAATGGATATGGGGTTTTATTTGCCTTGTTACATGCTGGAAACGGCTTCGACATCGACATGATATTGAAAACTTACCTTCATCGTTGCAGCGGCCTTCGTGTCTTCGAACAAATCGTACCGAAATGCAATGAGTGTGGATCGGGCCGACGTTTAGGTATTTATAATGAAATGAGCAACATCCCGGATTGTAGGAGGGATAGGAAAAGTAATTATGGTGCCGACATCGAAATTGAATTTGGTTCGAGATCAGGTGAACCGAAACACACCATTGCATAAAACaccagataaaaataaaacgaactgCCTAATCAACCAGAAAACTGTTCCGTCGCCGTCATCTTCCGTTTCGAAACGGAATCGTGTTTCGGGTGAGTGGTGACACAGTGGGAAAACTGTTGCGTATGGCCGCGGAAGCAACATAACTGCGCGCAAGACGAACTGATTATGACGCTCTCGACACCACTGAGCCCGGCTGGAGACAAAAACGGGCGCGAAAACGGATCGAACACGGGGTATAACCGTGGTACAGGCCAGAGCGGGGAAATGTCTGCACGGGTCGccgaggaaagaaaaagaactcgTTGCCTCCCAATTACAGGCAGCACTTGTTCGTGGAGCCAAACGTAGCTTATAGTGCGGCGATTGCATATTTATAACTGTagcatttcattttctttttgtcactTTTGTCCCGGAATGAGCTTCAGACGTGCGAAAATTTGAAACGAAATTCAAGCTGTCAAATGGATTTACGATCACCCTAGAGGAGGGTTTGGCACATGgcgaaaaagcaacaaaacaatacTTACAAATggcttttttaaaaaatattttccattaaaaTAGTACTATACTTTGCTTTAACGTCCACGTCAAAAAAACTAATCGAATCGGTAAGGATAGggcaaaagtttcaaaaattttggaaaatttcatcGCAAGCATTcagcaaaataaagatatTCGGTGCTTATAAAATACagggtgaaaaatgaaaaaaaaaacagaaaatgtaAATTGAGATTAAACCTATTCGTttataaaatgtacaaaactTGCTTTCattctaaaaaaatatgataatttGTGACCAGTTGAGATGAAATAACCGTTCTAGGGACCCCGAGCAGCTAAAAGTTTAAGGACCTACATACATTTGTGATccttaaaatatgaaattgttttttagaAGTAGTTTACTgtaatgtgtgttttttagaAGTagcattttacattttgtataaaaaaattaaaagaattcaaattcgatcttttttgcttttgtgtaaatgatgaagaggtacaaaaaaaacccaaaaatgaTAGTCAGCAAATACACTAAAAATCTTGAAAATTACGAAGTTACAGACCAAAAGAccaagatttttattttaacccaTAAAATACGAGAAGGCAACGTTTGGTAACCGAACAAGTCAAAACTCTATTCAGTTAGTTCATTTGCATCATTCTCATATTTTCATATCCTTTACTCactttcaaaaaacatttgccTGCATTTCATTGCAAGCTCGTGGAAAATCCTTGAATCCCAATACTTTTTCATATAAGTGCAACAGTTGCAGAAAAGAAGGTAACCTCAATGGTCCGAAATTCCTCGCCCTCAAATGCAGGAATCAGGGACAGGGCGGCATTTTTAGCATTCTGGTCAACATAATAAAGATATCACTTCAGGTGAAAAATTTCGTAGGAATCAATAAATAAAGACGTTTTCAACATATCTTACAGCCTACTGCGTGTTTGTCTTCTTCGTCTCGTTTCTGTTTGTGTATTTTGACCTCGTTGTCAACTCGCGTCGcggtttgatattttatttctatcttTTGTTAGGAAGATCCTTTCTCCTTCAGCTTCCACAGCTTGAGCTTCCAATTTGACGTCCCGGAAAACTGATCCGGGACCAGCTCCACCAGCTTGTCACGGCCGAACGCGGACCACTTCAAAGTGGAAGCGCGATTGAagtgtttcaaattttaacCCATAAGTCATTTTTATAGCATCATGGTGAAGTTGTCCGCCGCCGAATTCAGCTTGGATTCCCTGGTCCCGAAAAGATGTGTCGCTCGCAACGGTGTCGGAGGCGAAGGCTCGAAGTCCGCCAGCTTCCGCGGCGCAACTGAAATCAACGCAAAAAGGGGTTCAGTTTCTGCAAAATTCATGAGCTGATTGAATTTTTGCTGCACCTATCCGGAAAGCTTCCTCGCGGCCTCCAGGGAAACGCGTTTGGGCTTAATCATTTTCGATTTCGGCTGGTCGGCCGGTGCGAAGAGCTCGACGGCAAGTTTGGTGATGACCAGTTTGATGTGTCTGcatgagattttttttcggttcgtCAGTTCGCTCCCTTGTCCCTTCCAAGTCTGGCTATCCAGTTTGGTATTACTGCTTTGATCAAGTTCCCCACCGGAGGACTCTCGCCCCGGGGCGTTGTTTATCGGTGACAGAATTCCGTTGGCAGTTGGAAGTTGTACCCGGGAACATAATTTCTTTCTCCTCGCACCCAACCCACCGGCCTTCCACGAGGGTGCGTTCCGAAAAGGCGCGTTGCCAACTTTTTCCAGAGCATAAACATCGaaacattgcaaaacaaaaaaaatcgccAAATGCCATCGTTTCGAGCCGCGTCGCGAAGGTGATTGGGACCGAGGCCGACCCTCGCCGGGACACCATCTCGGCCGGTCGGTTTCTGGGGCCGGGAcataaaattctttttgattgttttgcaGCTTGACGACATCATCAATCAATATATCGACAAGTTTTTATCAACTGATATTGCAATCCGCTGTGTCCGCGCGCAAACAAGTGTCGGTTTGCGGTCGAACGTTGCATTCTTTTTTCACAGTTTCCCTCCAGCCGTTTTAACGTTGCGCTAGATGTGTGTTTAAtccttgccattttttttgttggtcatgtcACACCGTACGTCTGTTTGATAGCAAGGAAGAATGCAGGTTCGAAAGAGAGCGAAggcgaaaaacacaaacacacacacatttgtaAAACCGCAGTCGCATTGCAAAATggcattgaaaataaaaatgtaaggaTTCCGGCGAAAGGGTTGACGATTGACAGTTTTTAAAATACGTGTTGCTGGCAGTGTATTTCGAAGCGATGtagtaagttttttttccctttaaaGGAAGGAATTACGGTACACAAGGAGGATACTGCCTGCAACTATGTCCTTCGTGTGGATAGTTTATTTGGCAAGGTGTGAAAATTGTAGCATGTATCTGGTAGAAACAAATAAGAATGTTCTTGTTTTGAGCAACACCTACGAACAATCATAAGAATgggttttccaattttcaatttaaaaaagtttcctCCTATTCCTTTCCGATCCATCAACATATTAAATCACAAATACTATAAAATAAGTATAACAAATGATAAGGTAATTCTATTTTGGAAAGATAGTCTATTTAGCGTGAATTTGTGTTTCTATGAACAATGCATTCATAACTAAACAATGTTGATGTTGATATGAATAGGTCACGCAAGAAGTTTCTTGCTTCACTCAACGATATTTACATTCAACATGTAATATAAGGTTCGAACTGTCTATCTTAAAGCATGCATTAATATTTCATTACATTTTAGCTgtaagaaaaaagtaaaagtaagtAATAGGAATGATACTATATTATGCaattttgtattaaaaaatgatcaaatcaAACTGTATGCAAAATGATCAACGTATCACAAAATGCTCACAtaagaattttttttcaaatttgggCCAACACAACGACTTTCGTaatagaatgaaaaaatgtCACAGTTGGATATCACTATATTTTGAAAGTTAAATTTATGTGTCTTGGAATTTTCGAGTGAAGGAATACCTTCgaattgaactttttttctctcatcaacttttattataatgaatttattttttcaaaaaagaagttagaacaacaacaacaaacaacaaacaaactaattTAACTaaattctatttatttatttattttattttgattaaaaGATTTCTCcgaaatggtaaacaaacgaatggtTGTGATGACTGTACTGAGTGCCCTGGCATACATAAGTTTAACATAAGTTCGACACTCGGGAACCAAACAGACAAACCATAGTGTGAAAAACTCCGTTCCAGGCGATTCCTTACGGGCGAGCAGCGTCAAATCGTGTCACCTGGGCTGTGAAACAACCGCATCGAATCGCACGAAACCCTGGGAGGATCTTCACGGTGGCTTAGAGgcctttcaaaatattgacaCGAGGCGCATCGAAACGGCAGCCACACACCACACAACCGAAGTGGTGGTGCGTTAAGGAGCGTGCAAATTTAAAAAGCCGATACACCGTAGTGCAAGAACCGCTTTCTTTCTGAGCCCAGGATAATCAATAGACACAATTTCCACCGTGAAACCGGAACGATATTAATTTGAAGAACTTGCTTCGCATAAATCATGCCCAACCCATTGTTGTTGTATTGCTGCTGAAAGTCAATGGAACTGGATGTTTTCTCTCCTTTTTGTCTGTTGACGGTAGTTTCTGGTGGTGACTTATTCGCGTAACAAACGCGTTGAACATCGCATGGACAAGCCTTATAAGGGAGCTACCGTGAAGACCCATTCGACTAGTTTTACCTTGTCTTCTCATCTTCAGTTCAAGTGGAGTGAGGCGGATAACAACATAcccaaataaaacacacaaaacatcaaaaaggcAGCATTGTTTGGAAGCGGTCTCTTATGCCTGTGTAAtttgatttggaaaatttttcatttcgtttgttCTCTTCTCCGTCGTTTCCCCTTGGCCGGATTCTAATGCAAGCCGTTTCCAATCGATTTGGGCGTCTTTTTGCGGAAAAGCAAGTTTCTTTCGTCGAGCAGTTGTGATTGGAAGGGAAATATACGAATATGATGACGTTATTGTAAGCGAATCTGCCACGTACAGCTGAACTGAACGGAACTCGTTCGCTGCTAAAGGTGCCGTATCGGTTTGATAAGGTGTCATAATATGAGTATGTTTTATGGATTTCTCCAATTGGACGGATTTGGCTTTCCTcctgaaataaaaacaaaaaaaaaaccgatgtGGACTGTTTCTGCTCACCCTCTCCGATGAGCTGTCAATCGAGACGaaatgtgaaagaaaaacctccCAAAATGTAACTCCCCTCATCgcattttaacttttttttgtgacTACGCACCCGACCGGTGTCATCgtaccctttttttcctccttcagtGTACCTTCATCAGTAGGAAATTTATGACGTTGTTTACATACGACCAAACGGCTGAATCGTGTAGACCGattcttttgattttgattgaaattcgGTCGCGACACGACGGCTTTTGGTAGAACTATTCCGTTCGCGGACTGTGTTGATGTGATtggaatcgatttttcatgccgCCTAATTGGACCGATGGACTGACTGGAGTAACTGGACGCATCATTTGTCATCGAGGCGTTGTGGAAAACTGTTGTTACCAAAATGTTCCAAAAGGTCCGCTTCTCAAGCGGCTTCAATGACGAGTTATTTATGATTGAAAATGAATTGTATTGTTTATTGTGGAAAGAAAGATGCATAGAATATACGAAAGAGTGCGGTATTTCAAttcgttttagttttgaaTTACACTTTTCCGTTGaaacaagtaaaaaatatGTCTTTTTTCGGTTGTTACATCATGTTTGTGCAGAATCAAACGAATGATGAGGTATTTAAGGCAAATTTATCAGCACGTcaaaacaaccacaacacTCCCATGGTGCAATGGGGTCGTCACTTTCACCCTGGTCAGTTCTCACCACGCAAGTCGCAAATGATTCGGTTGATTGCCGATGAAAAACTCTTTCCTTTCCCGCTCATTGCACGCTCCGATCCTTCCTCTCCTTCCTCCCCCCGAGCTGCCTTGCCGATCCGATGGTTGTCGTGTGAATTCCGTTTCCTGATTGTTTCCGCTTCTGCACATGTTTCGCACCAACCGAAGATGTCCTCGGAAACGCTTCAACAGCTACGCAAGAGTGGCTCGGTCTAGTTCGAGTGTGTCATCATTTGTCGGTGTTTATGGCGTGTTACACACACACGGCTGGTGGAGACGGCCGGAACCCTCGCCCGAAGGATGTTGTTAGTGTCACCAAAGAGGCGAAAATCGTCCACACACTCCCTTCAACCTCCCTCGCACGGAAACACAAGTACCGAAGGACTCATCTCTGGCTGAAGTCCGGGAGATATGCTTCATCGAGCTTGAAactgtaaatttaatttagcaAACAAAGCGATGGCACTATAAAACAACACTCAACAAATCGTTTCGTCCTTTGCCTCCCTCCCCCGGATCCATTCCGGGAGCGGAGAGTCGGAGGGAATGCGTTCGTTTCGGGGGTTGGCGTTTGCTTGAAACGTGTAAAAATCATCCCATTCCAGGGGTGAGCTCGTCTTTAGCAAATGGAGggatcaaaaaataaaatttcgcaCTCCGCGCGTATGTGGAACgtttggcatttttttttctctcctacttgtttcgggtggaaaatgtgtgtcaCAAAGAGTGAAAATTTACGACCGAACGTTCTTGTTTGTGCGATTTGATTTTTACACACCGAAAGTAACGATATGATGAAACTGACACCGTCTCTCCCGTATCCTTGATTTGTGGAGGAAACGAGATTTTTGCGTGAAAACTTTGCCGTATAAAAGCAAAGATTAAGTTTTGGAACGACATTGAGGCTATGTTGCCGATCAAGCGGTTGTGAacataattgaatttaaattttccaatctGCAATACTCGCTACTGAGACATTGGATAACATTTTCGCAATCGTGCAATAAAATATCCAAAAGATCGATATTACTTTTACGACTTGTACGAATGGATTTGATTTTTTGGTGTTAAAAAGGAATACTTGCTGTAAAGTTTCCTTGGAGAGCTAGAAGTTTTAGCTTTCAGTGAAACGTTTGAGGTTCCGAAGGCTTCCACCGCGAAATAACTTGAGTCGCTTAATCGCTCCGtttaacatttttcctttccgactGTACCATTTTTGCTCAGTAAAAAAGGAATGGCTTCGACTCAGAAGCGACTCTCGCCAGCTCCGGTTTGGGCGTCGTTCCAGCGCACTGTAACTCAATATGACAAAATGATAATTCCTTGAATAATTTCTCCACACTTCACTCGATCGCACACATTCAGGTCGTGGGCATACCGGCGATCTGGTGGCATGATCATGCTGATAGTGGATCCTTCTGTTGCAAATCTGACCCACGTGAACAGTGTAACTTTGTCGTGTGCAACTtaggacaaaataaaaaagttaatttaaaaagttctgttaaatgaagaaaatggaaattcgAACAATTAAAGTAGAATTGTCTTTCACCAATACTAAACACCCTGTTTAAAGCGTTTTGACATATTAGAAGTAAATTTCCAATACAATATTCCCACTAaaggtgcttagttttcaTCACAGTTTCGCGAAACTTCATTGTGTCTCATTGCAGCGAGAACATTTACGCAGAAAATTCGTCCGCACTCCTCGCCCCATACCCCCGCCGGCGTGGGATACAGGCCACACGGAAATGTCACCGATGCCGACTACCTGACTTAAACAATTGACTACGGATCGCCCGGATCGGAGGCCAACGCAACGCCATTGAAAATCGGGTGCACTGATTTATGTTTGCCTCTGCCGCCGTTAGTGGCATCTTCCGGGGGAGGGATTACCACGGCGTGCGTGTATGTAGATTTACCCGAAGGAACCGGGAACAGGTTGGACAGTTGCGCCCGCACTGCGTGCCTCGGTGACGggattaaattgttttcccgAAGGAGCGCGACGCATTTGCATTCAATAGTGACGAATGCGGCATGCGAACGTTTGCGCGATTAGCCGCAAAAGCGGCAACAGAGAAGTGTTTGCGCGCGCGTTTGCAGGTATGTATTACCGTGTGTACCGTGACCGAGGCGGTGAAAAGTGGTGTGTGTACCGAGCGCAAACAGTGTTGTCGCAGTGCTCGAGTCAAGTGCGGGATCCGGGAGGAAGAACGAGGCCTGAAactgaaaaaaggaaaaaaaaaccgctgaAATCGAGCAACCGAAGTGTTTCCAAAGTTGTTCAACAtcgttttgaatttaaatacaTTATGCAAAGTTTTATGTTAATATTTCTTTAGTACAACATTTGTGCAGCGGCACATCGATACATGCATAATCCTGTCGCTGAGCGGTTGGGATTTTCCGACCCGTTTGGCGAATGTACCAACGTGGAATGAAGTCGGCGTGGAGCATCGTGAGGGAGTTGTCTACTGAAATGAACAATGAAGGGGGAAAGTACTTTCACAAATGATTTTATGTATAGAATGAAAAGATCCGTAGTTGAATTATTAACATTcttaacaaaatataaatagatGGTCATTCATAGTTATTTAGatgtgttaaaaaaatttttgGCTTTTAAATACTATAATTTCATGTGTACTCCTGTCAAAACGTAATCAAACAAATCATTAGTCCATTccatatttattgaaattctaTGGCTATTTAGCGCAGTTTTAGTTGTTCAACAATGGACAGCAAAATAATAGCTGTAGCATCGAAAAAATGCTTTAACTTTCACCCAGTTTTGCTTGTAAAAcaccaaataaaaatgatgcaTAAACAAAGCACAGATTACGCTTGACCCGAATATCGATGATTCGCGAGAGCCCAGCGTAATTACACTAGCGATTACGtttgtttgtagtttttaGTGGTTTTTAAGTATATCTATCTTGGAATATTTAGTTTTTctccattcttcttcttcttggcgtaatgaccttgttggtcatgcctatcccattaagggcttacgagactttttaccctatgtgtacgtggatagtcagttctCACCAATTCTAAATGTTTGCATACTTTGCTAATTGCAATGTTTTTATgtatttagtttatttttgtttgctgttttagAATTTTACTGTATGGTTCTAATATTTTACggcaaaaatatgtttaaacaaGATTCATTGTCAAAAACTCGACatatcaataaaaattacatgTTTCTACAAAATCTACTATATTGACATGTTCAATTGTTTTTGAATGCTTGCAAGATAGTCAATTTTATCGACATTCTGTATTTCAGCCAGTTTTATTatgaattttgtttaattttaaatatcttttttATAAAGTCTAGCATCCCAACACATTTTCTACGAAGCAAT from Anopheles coustani chromosome 3, idAnoCousDA_361_x.2, whole genome shotgun sequence harbors:
- the LOC131268363 gene encoding uncharacterized protein LOC131268363; this translates as MKLELLVLSMLIVISAARLRLKPSPRRDITFPRLVERPDIDEQEPSVVGKPEVEEKRPMQIDPQPDPADSNAAKLRLSEMRRKKVKKVSATRENETTRVTNSSSSMERKLHTKIVHVPEPFVVHVEKPYPVYIEKPIIVEKHIPIKLYITKKESKHR